The Ziziphus jujuba cultivar Dongzao chromosome 12, ASM3175591v1 sequence GTAAAGACACCAATAACCTAGCTTCCCTACGAGCTGATTCGAAcctcacaaaaaaaataataataattaagaagaagatttttgtttttttttttttttttgactttatgttttattatatttgttggTAGATTCAGCCACATTCAACTTCGTATCAACGTAACCATTGTACATgtctttattatataaaagCAACCTCGATTTAGGTGAAATGTTTTTATTGGTAAATCGATTTAGGTCAAATATACAGTCCTTTAAATACATAGATTGGACAAGTAGAATTCACCGAAAAATATGATTGGACCTGTTATTATCATACTTCAGATACATACGATTGGACCTGTAGaattaaagacaaaaaaaaattaatatacactcaaaatactaataataagtaattaaaaagGTAAttcagaaaccaaaaaaaaaaaaaaaaagggtaatatAAAAGgtgtactttatttatttattttttgaacaggaagaaaattttattaaaattgattaGAATCTAATAATAAAACAGAAACTAAGGCTGGGTGATTGATTGGTTGATGTGTTTAAATTAACACAATGCTAGTTTCTTTTTGATGGGTTTAGCAATAAAAAACCcgatatattaacaaaaaaaatattaaaacccaAAACTAATGTAATATAATACTCTAATTCTTAGTATACATGtaaaataaatctaataattgCTCATTGATATTATTCATTAGGCTGTCTGTCTCCCATTGGAACTTCTTCTATATGTTAGCAAGTGCAAGAAACTCAAAGGAAGTTGATTATTGGTCAAACATCATCActttcattgttattattatcaaaaaaaaaaaaaaagaaagaaaaaacttagTCTAAATCTTTCTCTTTATAGTATGACAgcacaaaatatattttatactatGCAGTTAGgtacaaaatatattataatttaatatagtgTACTATATATAGGAGATGTAATGAGAAGGTTTTCGTTGTTTATGGAATCGATCACCAAATTCAACTttattctaaatattaaataaagtaaaattaaattaaattaaaaaaaaaaaaagtaaatagtaTGATATTTTTCCTGAACCGAAAGATTGGGATAAGACAGAGATTAGCGACAGGCATATGACATGGAGTAATGGACGGTCAAATAAGAAGCGGGACCACAGGAATCAAGGTAGGGATTCCCGCAGCTGCCAAAATCCCACCCAAAGGGATCCGAGACGCAACCAAAAAATATCTTCCGCAACCATTACCTGACGTGTGGAAGCTATGCGTGGGCCCGCTGCCACCCATCTTCGCCCATGGATATTTTTTCCCACTCTAAAATATCTATTCCCCATTATCACTCTATCCACGTGGACTTTCCTTCCCTACTTTAAcccccttttttcctttttatttctattttgccactcccttttctttttttttttttttttttggtttcttaatcGATAactacaatatattttattctaaaaataagACTCCACTGGATTTAATGCAACCTCGGACTTTAATCTAGACTTACCGCACTTGCTTTTATGGTGCCTGTATGCTTCATAAGGTGCGGTGGGACATAAAACCCATCATCTTGTGTAAGCGTACAAATCTAAGTAAAATTATACGtgtattcaaaaataattttttttaaatatttaataatttattaaatattaaaaatatcatgttaattaataaattaatattaaaattttaatctaataaatagtaatttaaGATGGGAGCTATTTACTATACGATTTTGTTTATGTAAGTTTTAACAaggtaaatattaatataaaaaaaaaagaagagaaatatcatttttttttttttttgagaggaAAAGATACCATAATTAAAGGGACAAAAGAGCGGGAGGTTATTTTCGCAATTTAAGGATCCACGCCGACCATTTTGGTCTGACAATTATAacgtatataaaaaatatctgATTGAGGAACTCTGAGTCCAACCACTTCAAAGTTGCTCAGagccagagagagagagagagagagagagagagcgagataGAGGAtttagggaagaaaaaaaaaaatcaggatGGCTATggcgaagaaagaagaagatgacgACGAGGGAAAAGCGAAGGTTCTTCAAGGCTCAGGGAAGAGGCTAAAATGGGCAAAAGAGGCAGAGGCAAAAGAAGTTATtgatgaagaagaggaagaagatgagCAAGAGAGCGAGCTTCCGTTGGAGGCTGGGTTCTTCTTCTACCCAATGACTCCCACTTCCTTCGTCGTGTCTGATGCTCTCGAGCCCGATTTCCCCATCATTTATGTCAACAAAGTCTTTGAGATCTTCACTGGTTACCGCGCAGACGAGGTCCTTGGTCGAAACTGGTACAGTTTCCaatctttccttcttttttgttttttaaattattatgtttttcccATATATTTTGGCTTGCTGGGAAAatatggggaaaaaaagaatgatTTTGGGTTTCTCATGCTCTGTTCTCTGTTCTGTTTTGAAGAATTACACTGTTTTAGAAATGAAACTTTACTTGAAGCAGCAGGCGTAATTAGACTTTTTTgttgaattgattttaattttttttttttttgggggggggggggttaaagTGAATCTCaacattctttaaatttttagcGTCATTGGGTAAAAATGTTATTGCTTTGGAGCATCTGATTTGCAACAATTTAAATGTTGTTAAAAGatgacaattttttattttatctcttCCCCTATTTGATAACTGTAAAACTGTAGTTTTGTTGTTGTTAAGTAATTGGGGGATATGAGTGGACAATAGTTACTAAGATTTACAATCATAGGCTAAGTGACGCTAAAAAAGTTGATAAGCTGATGTCTGTTTGATAATTTGTGCATAGTTTTCTAAAGGAGACAGGGGAGagtaaaaatttgtaaaatgagaAGTCTTTTTGTATTCTTGCCCATGCAGTAGCGTCTGGCttcaaaaaatgatattttttatcgGAGTTGAACCGCGGgagtaaacatatataattttctcgagtttaatataaaaattcataattagatTAAACTTGAAGTTAATGAACATATCcctcattttttccttttattttgaaGTTAATTTTGTCTCTAAGACCATCATATTTTTACATGTACTCTTGTTGAACTTGGATTTAGGACTTAGAAGATGGACATATTGTAAGGCtggagaaattttgaatggtaaagatatcaattttcaacaaaatacTCATTTGCTTCTCGAAAGGTAGATGGAATTCTTGTGGCCTCGTAGTATTACAAGTTTATGTAAATAGCTTACTACTAGTTCGTTATTGTTCAGCAGAATCCCCTGATGAAATTTGCTTTTGGTCAAATTATGTAAATCGGtttccatcttcatctttcaGAAAGATTTGATGCAGATTTGGTACTAGAAATCATCAATAGTTACAAATCCTGAAAGTGGCAGTATCAAGTTTCTTAAAGATGATAGTTCTACCAAAATTGCCCATTTGAAACGTGAAAGGATATGATTTTTGGATCCAGCATGTGGACGATAAAAAAGGAGCTAGCCTTATTAAGTTATTGTAGACTTAGGGCCAAGAAAGTTGTAAATAGAAGAGCCTAAAAGATGAGGAACtttcttttccatttaaatGTACTTATCAGCAAAATATATCTGTATTCTATAATTGAGGCTTCTCCAAAGAATTACTATTCTTCAAAAGGTAAAAGGAGTTAAGGACTCAAAATTTGGATATGAATTACTGAAATATATTAAAGGTCATTGAAGGTATCATAAGTAAATCtggttaatgatgatttttttatatgtcgCTGAAGTGGAAGGgaacagttcaaagaaattagAGACTTGAATAGTTTCATTAGTTACTTTACATGATAAGACTAAGGGAAAACAAGGATAAAATTTTGTTAGACCAGAGCAGTGCTTTCTTGATGTAACTGAGTGATagtattgccaaaaaaaaagtacattttgaacaaaaaatgcTATTCCCCCTCTGTTTCTGCTGTGCATTTGTGAAAATCATTTTCAGATAAACATATTTGTGATGCGGTAACAATTTCCAGTTATCATTTTTGTTACTTGGTTGATTTGATTCTTGTGCTCTGCTTGAAGCTTTCTGTCATAATCTTTGCCAAATATGCTTTTTTCTCTGGAGGCTCTTTTTACTGTGGCCTTTTTAAGGTCTCTCTTAAAATActtctttgtaatttatttattttttcttttttctttttccccgtTTGAATGTGTTTGAGCTTTTTTACATCTATATTTAGTCTTGGATATGCATTTCTGTAACAatcatcaattttgatttttttttaaggcaaGGTATTTAAAGGTTAACCCATTGAATGAATACTTTGTTTCAGTCGGTTCTTGCAGTATAGGGATCCTCGTGCTCAGAGACGGCACCCACTGGTTGATCCTGTAGTTGTCTCTGAGATTAGAAGATGTCTTGAGGAAGGTGTTGAATTCCAGGGCGAGCTTCTCAATTTCAGGAAAGACGGCACACCGTTGGTAAATAGGCTAAGACTTGCACCTatacatgatgatgatggaactTTGACACACATTATAGGTATTCAAATATTTTCTGAAGCAAAGATAGATCTGAATCGCCTGTCATATCCAGTTTTCAAGGAGACTTGCAATCAGCAGTTGAATCAGTCAGGTAAGTATGCTCGTATGAGGGGACAATTACCAAAAAGCCAGCATCAAGAAATATGTGGAATTCTTCAGCTTTCTGATGAAGTCTTAGCTCATAACATACTCTCGCGCTTGACGCCAAGGGATGTTGCATCCATCGGGTCTGTCTGCAGAAGGATCCGCCAACTGACAAAAAATGAGCATGTGAGGAAGATGGTGTGTCAAAATGCATGGGGAAGAGAAGTCACAGGTACACTTGAACTGATGACTAATAAGTTAGGGTGGGGACGCCTGGCCAGAGAACTGACAACTCTTGAGGCTGTTTGTTGGAGAAAATTTACAGTTGGAGGTGCAGTGGAGCCTTCACGGTGTAATTTTAGTGCTTGTGCTGCTGGAAATCGGCTTGTACTGTTTGGAGGTGAAGGAGTTAATATGCAGCCAATGGATGATACATTTGTTCTCAATCTTGATGCTGCAAATCCAGAGTGGCGTCGAGTGAGTGTGAAATCATCCCCACCAGGACGCTGGGGTCACACTCTTTCATGTTTGAATGGTTCTTGGTTGGTAGTTTTTGGAGGATATGGACGTCAAGGATTGCTTAATGATGTTTTTGTTCTTGACTTGGATGCCCAACAGCCAACATGGAAAGAAGTATCTGGTGCAACTCCCCCTCTCCCTAGATCGTGGCACAGCTCGTGCACAATTGAAGGTTCTAAATTGGTTGTTTCGGGTGGATGCACTGATGCTGGCGTACTTCTTAGAGACACATACTTATTGGATCTCACCACAGACAAGCCAACTTGGAGAGAGATTCCTACATCATGGGCTCCTCCCTCTAGGTTGGGACATTCACTTTCTGTTTATGGTCGGACAAAAATTCTTATGTTCGGCGGGCTTGCCAAGAGCGGGAACTTGAGGCTGCGATCAGGGGAAGCTTATACCATTGATTTAGAAGACGAAGAGCCCCAATGGAGGCAACTAGAGTGTAATGCATTTACTGGGGTGGGCAGCCAGAGTGCTGTTGTTCCTCCCCCTAGACTTGATCATGTTGCTGTCAGCATGCCTTGTGGAAGGATTATCATCTTTGGTGGTTCCATTGCTGGACTGCACTCTCCTTCTCAGCTCTTCCTTCTGGATCCTTCTGAAGAAAAACcatcatggaggattctcaatGTTCCTGGGCAACCACCAAAATTTGCTTGGGGTCACAGCACTTGTGTGGTTGGAGGGACTAGAGTCCTCGTATTGGGCGGTCACACGGGGGAGGAGTGGATACTTAATGAATTGCATGAGTTGTGCTTAGCAAGCGGGCAGGACTCGGACCTGTGATAATGATAGTGTGTGCAAACTGCAAGTTACATATAGTTCTCAGAAATTCCTTGGTAGAAAAAATTTTGTTTCATGGTCTGCATGCTGCTTGACAGACTCAAGGTTCTACTTCTTCCTGCTGCATATATTTgcttcattttatattttctgactttttctttttatttatttttttgtttctatttgttttttgatGCATTTGTGGTGTTGCTTAGGTTTGTAATATGTCTTGTATAAAGACAACATCTTCATGCCTATCTGATGGTTGTACATTTTGAGCATAGAACATGAATCCCCATGTGGTATATTAGTGACTCTTGTCTTTTAGATGATGCCCTTTTAGTTAAGCATCATGCTTATGAGTCAGTCGCTTATTAGCTCCTAtacttaaaaaattttcatttccttaTTTTCTGTGACTTTTAAGAATTTGTTTCCTCCTTCTAGTGTCTTCCTACTCTCAGACTCTACTCGCCTCGCCTGCCATGTACTTGAGTCTGCCTCATTGACCAAAATCTGAATTTTGCTCTCGTTCGTATGATTTGCTCAATATCCTCTAGAAATTGTATAAATTTCTGGTTCAACTTTGGAAAAGATTATGCTGCGCAGTGAAAAAGAGAAGGGagtgatattttattttggttacaATATTTTGTTAAACGTTAAATTTCTAAAAGTTGACGATGAAACAAGATAATCCAACAAAAGGAAAACAGAACTCTACGAACTTTGCTTTCTTTGGAGTTCTCAACAACTCTGTCATCGCATAGCTGCCAAGCATTGTTAATGCAATTACTAAGATTGAagtaattcattcaattttttttttttcctaaacaaagattAAGTTaagtagtaaaaaaaattagtatacaAAACCATCTTATCGGAATTGTTTGCAACAAGTTCAAAGCcagattaataataatattataaggaAAGGAGAATATATGTAACTTTATACGTGAAAGAATGACAATGGAAACACTATATATGCAAGATTGATTGAGAGGAAGCAAAATCAATTTATGACTAATCATAATCATACATGGTCAAAAGAATTATATGCAAGGCAGATACCAAGCTCTTGCAGCATAATTGTTTCTTCCTTATTTGAAAGTACAAATATAAAGAATATGCAACTGGTTTTAGTTATTAAACTGTCATATTTGTGTAAAAAATATGCacgatttttgttttttttttttttttttgcttctttttttcttgtttctgtCATGAACCTCATGCAATGCTGcctccattttatttatttccatgCAACTTTTTCAATTTCATCTTTGGCTGACTTATACAGTTCAAGCCGTTTAGCTATGGTTTCTCTTCTTTCCATGAGTGCCGGGTCTTCATCCAACATTGCACTTAGCCTTTCCTTCTGCAAATAAATATAGAACATGATTTCATCACTTTCAATTATGATTCACAACACACAGATTCTATCACATGCTTGATATAGGGGTTGACTCCTATTACCCTTCTGTTTTGGGTAATTAAGAATACATATTATccgttgaatttttttctttttggtaaataaattttgtttttatttttgttactcAGTCACTGATTTGTACATTTCTATACTTTCAGCTTGCCTATAGAAAATTCCAAATGATTGTGTACAAAGagaagaaaggagaaaaaaatgaaatttaacaaGAGGTTACTTAATTTCCAAAAACACGAAGATAAATCTATAAAAGTTTGCAAATCACATGaaagattaaaataatttaacaacaatgttataatatatatatatatatatatattttcccatAAAACTATTGTCATTATCAAGAAAATGCACATCAACAATTGCTTCGACTGTTTATGGAACACtactaatatataattttaataatattgatgatAAAAAGTTGATTTGGAAACTTCACCTCTTTCTTCCCAAGTTGAATATAGAAGTTGCTGAGCAGTGATTTCCTGGCCTCTCGAACTTGACAGTAAACCACAGCCTTTGGAATTGTATTCTTCAGTGTATCACAGACCATACCAATATAAGCAATGACATTTGACCCTGATACCAACATAGAACAGAACATATCCTCAGCAATTGAATCTACTCCTTATGGTGAATCTATACTTCATGAATCTTTTACCAGCAACTAGCATGTGCTGTGGTGATAAATTAACTTCGTGTTTAAGTGCATAGCTTTTGATGAAATAGAAGTATAAATGGGAATACTAATAGTACTAACCATAATCAgtaaataagagagagagaggaaatgaagaagaagaagatgagaaGCATCATGAATATATTTCAAAGCCTAAACCAATTGTTATCAAATCTACAATGCGGAGATTAACAAAGTGCATGTACAGTATACTTTGAGAGACAAGCAGGAAACAGAATACCAATTTTTTTGAGATAAGCGTCTGAGTAACGATCCCCAGTTGATCCCATTTGCCTttcatatctctctctctctctttctctttctctgtctctgtctctgtctctgtctctgtctctgtctttgTCTTTATCtttgtctctgtctctgtctcctGGAGTTCTATCTTGTTCAAAATGAATCTTTCGGAAAAATTCCACTGTTAGGTAGCTAGATTCCATCTCCACCAGCCGGTTAACAGTTTTCCTGCTTTCATCACGGAATCTTTCTAATGCTTCATTTGCAGCAGTTGCTATGTCAGTTTGAAGTGTAGGGAATCGTTTCAGTTCCTGTAGTTATCAATCATGAAGTATCATTGGCATACATACAAAAAAAGTTCTATGCACATGTTTAGCCATCTCAATCCATCTGAAGTGTAACAAGAATTTGCAAGGCTACCAGCACATGCTAAGTGGGAAGCCAACTGTCTGGCCAACATAATCTCAAATTTAGAAATTGCTTGCTCAGCCACAtgcttaaaagaaaaagagtcaAGAAAAACATTCTTCGGTACCCATTTAAGTAATATGTAAATGCATACAGTTTCTGTACTTCTAATAAGTCTGTTATAAGTAAAGATACCTCAGTTGCAGCTATTGACTTCCGAACAAGTTCTTTCAAAACTAGGTGCACCTGTTAAGAGaaccaaacataaaaaaattcaacaatcaAGAATGAAATAAACTGCCTTTGTTTAACAAAGAcggaaaaaacataaaaagctGTCTAATATCAACTTGCCAGTGACTATTATATGGCATCAGTCTAAGAAAACTTTACAACTAATTTATCCTAATTACAAACTATAAAATCATTGACTAGAATATGAGACAAGGACAATACAGCATCCACGGAGGCTTCAGCTGGTCCTTTGAAGTAGCCGATAGATCCATCAATGAGTCTTCTGTATCCTTGCTCTGGAGCAATCAAGTGGGGCTGATAACCGTCTGCTTCTGAAACAATTCTCTGGACATTTTTCAATGAGAGATGACGATCAAAGGGGAGTTTCTTTAAAGCAGCTGGTAATTGATGATCAAAAACTCCATATATCCGATCTCCACCAGGTCGCCTGAGGTATTAAGGCACAATCAGGTTGACACATTTTATGTTCTCAAAATTATAAGTTCTATAAAAAATGACTGGTTGTTCAAAAAggcaaacaaataatttcttctcaaaaaaaaaaaaaaaaaagaagggtagaagaagaagaagaagaaaagaagaagttgCTAGACATACCTTAAAATGCCATATACAtttggaaattttaattttacccATAAAGGCAGAAACATATGCACATGGCTACAGAAAAGAGGATATTTAAGAATTTCTATGATTCTAATCTGATGATCATTAAACAGGATAAGGGCAAAGGAAAATCTTGCTAAATATTGGATATATTAAACCATGATCCCATTCTCTCCAAACTTTATCATGCAACAATAGAAGTTATATCATACAAAAAATGAAGTTGTTTATGTTGACgtaaattcaaaacaaattgaacACACATGTTGAAGAAAAGGTCAAGGAATATACCCTCCGTCCAAGTGTTCCTTAAACACACGATCAAATGCACGACACATTTCTAAAATAGTGTATAGCTGGGCCTGTGATATAACACAATTAATGGTATTATTATTGCGTAAATTTCATGCATAAGCAAGAAATTGATTGCCAGAGAAGTCCAAGTTTTACCCCTGAGTCTACAGCAATTGGTCTGCCAATTTTATCCAGCTCTGCATTTAGCTCATCAATAGTCTTATTTATTAAAGCAACGATACTTGGTATGCGCTGCCTGATGACAGTCTCCAAATGCTGAAAATATATGAAATGGAAGATGGTAATTTGGGATAATGAAACTTTCAGTAGAATTATTACACAAGCATAATAAggaagataaaacaaagtcatTATAGATAATGTGACCTGAGATAAAAG is a genomic window containing:
- the LOC107429253 gene encoding adagio protein 3 isoform X1; this translates as MAMAKKEEDDDEGKAKVLQGSGKRLKWAKEAEAKEVIDEEEEEDEQESELPLEAGFFFYPMTPTSFVVSDALEPDFPIIYVNKVFEIFTGYRADEVLGRNCRFLQYRDPRAQRRHPLVDPVVVSEIRRCLEEGVEFQGELLNFRKDGTPLVNRLRLAPIHDDDGTLTHIIGIQIFSEAKIDLNRLSYPVFKETCNQQLNQSGKYARMRGQLPKSQHQEICGILQLSDEVLAHNILSRLTPRDVASIGSVCRRIRQLTKNEHVRKMVCQNAWGREVTGTLELMTNKLGWGRLARELTTLEAVCWRKFTVGGAVEPSRCNFSACAAGNRLVLFGGEGVNMQPMDDTFVLNLDAANPEWRRVSVKSSPPGRWGHTLSCLNGSWLVVFGGYGRQGLLNDVFVLDLDAQQPTWKEVSGATPPLPRSWHSSCTIEGSKLVVSGGCTDAGVLLRDTYLLDLTTDKPTWREIPTSWAPPSRLGHSLSVYGRTKILMFGGLAKSGNLRLRSGEAYTIDLEDEEPQWRQLECNAFTGVGSQSAVVPPPRLDHVAVSMPCGRIIIFGGSIAGLHSPSQLFLLDPSEEKPSWRILNVPGQPPKFAWGHSTCVVGGTRVLVLGGHTGEEWILNELHELCLASGQDSDL
- the LOC107429241 gene encoding phragmoplastin DRP1C: MATMESLIGLVNKIQRACTVLGDYGGEGMSLWEALPSVAVVGGQSSGKSSVLESVVGRDFLPRGSGIVTRRPLVLQLHKIADGQQEYAEFLHAPRKKFTDFAAVRKEISDETDRITGKSKQISNVPIHLSIYSPNVVNLTLIDLPGLTKVAVEGQPESIVEDIENMVRSYVEKPNCIILAISPANQDIATSDAIKLGREVDPSGERTFGVLTKLDLMDRGTNAVDVLEGRSYRLQHPWVGIVNRSQADINKNVDMMAARRKEKEYFETSPEYGHLAHKMGSEYLAKLLSQHLETVIRQRIPSIVALINKTIDELNAELDKIGRPIAVDSGAQLYTILEMCRAFDRVFKEHLDGGRPGGDRIYGVFDHQLPAALKKLPFDRHLSLKNVQRIVSEADGYQPHLIAPEQGYRRLIDGSIGYFKGPAEASVDAVHLVLKELVRKSIAATEELKRFPTLQTDIATAANEALERFRDESRKTVNRLVEMESSYLTVEFFRKIHFEQDRTPGDRDRDKDKDKDRDRDRDRDRDRERERERERYERQMGSTGDRYSDAYLKKIGSNVIAYIGMVCDTLKNTIPKAVVYCQVREARKSLLSNFYIQLGKKEKERLSAMLDEDPALMERRETIAKRLELYKSAKDEIEKVAWK
- the LOC107429253 gene encoding adagio protein 3 isoform X2 gives rise to the protein MLSSPISPSFMSTKSLRSSLVTAQTRSLVETGLRRWTYCKAGEILNGKDINFQQNTHLLLESRFLQYRDPRAQRRHPLVDPVVVSEIRRCLEEGVEFQGELLNFRKDGTPLVNRLRLAPIHDDDGTLTHIIGIQIFSEAKIDLNRLSYPVFKETCNQQLNQSGKYARMRGQLPKSQHQEICGILQLSDEVLAHNILSRLTPRDVASIGSVCRRIRQLTKNEHVRKMVCQNAWGREVTGTLELMTNKLGWGRLARELTTLEAVCWRKFTVGGAVEPSRCNFSACAAGNRLVLFGGEGVNMQPMDDTFVLNLDAANPEWRRVSVKSSPPGRWGHTLSCLNGSWLVVFGGYGRQGLLNDVFVLDLDAQQPTWKEVSGATPPLPRSWHSSCTIEGSKLVVSGGCTDAGVLLRDTYLLDLTTDKPTWREIPTSWAPPSRLGHSLSVYGRTKILMFGGLAKSGNLRLRSGEAYTIDLEDEEPQWRQLECNAFTGVGSQSAVVPPPRLDHVAVSMPCGRIIIFGGSIAGLHSPSQLFLLDPSEEKPSWRILNVPGQPPKFAWGHSTCVVGGTRVLVLGGHTGEEWILNELHELCLASGQDSDL